In Gymnogyps californianus isolate 813 chromosome 1, ASM1813914v2, whole genome shotgun sequence, the following are encoded in one genomic region:
- the GPR82 gene encoding probable G-protein coupled receptor 82, whose product MRNSTCLLQPSLATTVALPVIYSFLFPAGSFGNILAAWIFSRQAPTKRTQYIYLANLVTANLLVCSTMPFLAAYFARGYQWTYDSVACRIANHLGTLIMHVSMYVTIIILCSTALSQYATLKKNSDTQYSQAVNENFYRCVLEKFRQPKFAKYLCIIIWLTVFCITVIAITYNVQARATEEFHRCYNIRVEAGEFTAMIAASLATACFFVSFMTVLLSYYSLTRHLSKIQKNTCIGEKHLIYSTVKRNILVIQMILTVCFLPYHIFRPIFYVLLTNNDCLRLNYLVEIKNFLTCLAAAKSSLDPVITLLLDKTFKKSLYGLFTKSTPEHHKRKADIFTEKTPEMRMNMERF is encoded by the coding sequence ATGAGAAATTCAACATGTCTTCTTCAGCCATCGTTAGCTACTACTGTAGCTCTACCAGTCATCTACTCTTTCCTATTTCCTGCTGGAAGTTTTGGAAACATTCTCGCTGCCTGGATATTTTCACGGCAAGCACCCACAAAAAGAACACAATACATTTACCTGGCAAACCTTGTCACTGCAAATTTACTCGTATGTAGCACAATGCCTTTTCTGGCTGCCTATTTTGCAAGAGGGTACCAATGGACTTATGACTCTGTAGCATGTAGAATAGCAAATCACCTTGGGACTCTCATTATGCATGTCAGTATGTATGTTACGATTATAATTTTATGTTCAACTGCTCTAAGTCAGTATgcaacactgaagaaaaatagtgaCACACAATACTCTCAAGCAGTTAATGAAAACTTTTACAGATGTGTACTTGAAAAGTTTCGTCAGCCAAAATTTGCTAAGTATTTGTGCATCATTATATGGCTTACTGTGTTCTGCATAACGGTAATAGCTATAACATATAATGTCCAGGCAAGGGCTACGGAAGAATTTCACAGATGCTACAACATCAGGGTAGAAGCTGGTGAATTTACCGCAATGATTGCAGCTTCTCTTGCCACTGCATgtttttttgtatcttttatgACAGTTTTGTTGTCATACTATTCTCTTACCAGACATCTgagtaaaatacaaaaaaacacCTGTATTGGAGAAAAACATCTAATTTACAGcacagtgaaaagaaacattcttgTCATCCAGATGATATTAActgtctgctttcttccatATCACATTTTTAGGCCAATTTTTTATGTACTGCTTACAAATAATGACTGCCTAAGGTTAAACTATCTagtggaaattaaaaatttccttACTTGTCTTGCTGCTGCTAAGAGTAGTTTAGATCCAGTTATAACCCTTCTGCTAgacaaaacatttaagaaaagtcTGTATGGCCTGTTTACAAAATCCACACCAGAACACCACAAACGTAAAGCCgacattttcactgaaaagacTCCTGAAATGAGAATGAATATGGAAAGATTTTAG